One segment of Curtobacterium poinsettiae DNA contains the following:
- a CDS encoding SGNH/GDSL hydrolase family protein, protein MTYSGNLIAVGSGLASRSLALTTTSDWIQFTFTGDSVDVFGGTLATASTTATVSVDGGAAQAWNLPTSARKATKFSVTGLTAGSHTIRITGGSVGNVAIDGIMPYNGDRTKGIRIWDGGKGSAKIGDYGTDSTSLIFQSMGLIQPRMLTIEFGFNEYFGNVDPALFQTQLTNSVSWMIAPVTVKPTVQFIVFPEPSITGAARAYPYQAYVDAVYAAAAATPNSFVTDLRSALEPGLAAGSAGLGMYFDGVHFNAYGQAAVADLILEDALARMA, encoded by the coding sequence GTGACCTACTCAGGCAACCTCATCGCAGTGGGCTCGGGGCTTGCGTCTCGATCGCTTGCCCTCACCACCACGTCGGATTGGATCCAGTTCACGTTCACCGGCGACTCCGTTGACGTCTTCGGCGGCACCCTCGCCACCGCCAGCACCACCGCAACAGTCTCAGTGGACGGCGGCGCAGCGCAGGCATGGAACCTGCCGACGTCGGCTCGGAAGGCGACCAAGTTCTCCGTGACCGGCCTCACTGCTGGCTCCCACACGATTCGCATCACGGGCGGCTCCGTAGGCAACGTCGCGATCGACGGGATCATGCCGTACAACGGCGACCGGACCAAGGGAATCCGCATCTGGGACGGCGGTAAAGGTTCGGCGAAGATCGGCGACTACGGCACCGACTCGACGTCACTGATCTTCCAGTCGATGGGACTCATCCAGCCGCGGATGCTGACCATCGAGTTCGGGTTCAACGAATACTTCGGCAACGTCGACCCGGCGCTTTTCCAGACGCAGCTCACGAATTCCGTGTCGTGGATGATCGCTCCAGTTACGGTGAAGCCGACAGTGCAATTCATTGTCTTCCCTGAGCCATCCATCACGGGGGCGGCCCGGGCCTATCCCTACCAGGCTTACGTCGACGCCGTGTACGCGGCTGCTGCGGCGACGCCGAACTCGTTCGTGACAGACCTCCGGAGCGCACTCGAGCCAGGTCTTGCCGCGGGCAGCGCTGGGCTTGGCATGTATTTCGACGGCGTGCACTTCAACGCGTACGGGCAGGCTGCCGTCGCCGATCTCATCCTTGAGGACGCGCTGGCGCGGATGGCGTGA